A window from Podospora bellae-mahoneyi strain CBS 112042 chromosome 1 map unlocalized CBS112042p_1, whole genome shotgun sequence encodes these proteins:
- the CDC55 gene encoding protein phosphatase 2A regulatory subunit cdc55 (COG:T; EggNog:ENOG503NWEP; BUSCO:EOG09261MG9) translates to MVDTEASVPTWKFTQCFGDKGDVEDITEADIISTVEFDHTGNYLATGDKGGRVVLFERNETKKTCEYKFHTEFQSHEPEFDYLKSLEIEEKINKIKWCRRQNASHYLLSTNDKTIKLWKVFEKSLKVVAENNLSHDATPANVHGGGGAPRALPTAQFRSANDLKLPRLTHHDTVVAAVPRRTYANAHAYHINSISVNSDGETFISSDDLRINLWNLNIQDQSFNIVDIKPANMEELTEVITAAEFHPTSCNWFMYASSKGTIKLADMRERALCDQHAKMFEQEEDPSSRSFFSEIISSISDVRFSYDGKYILSRDYLTVKIWDVAMERQPIKTIPIHEHLRPRLCDTYENDSIFDKFEVVFSGDGKNVMTGSYNNNFMIYPSDPEKEVEVVLQADKSAFKAKKVGVPTPINSSTSPTANGKKGGSRAGSPAAPGQGQRMRKETDADQIDFNKKILHMSWHPFEDSIAIAATNNLFVFSAL, encoded by the exons ATGGTAGACACAGAAGCGAGCGTACCGACATGGAAGTTCACCCA GTGCTTCGGTGATAAGGGAGACGTTGAGGATATCACGGAAG CCGACATCATCTCGACGGTCGAATTCGATCACACCGGCAACTATCTTGCAACTGGCGACAAGGGTGGCAGAGTTGTGCTCTTCGAGCGTAATGAGACG AAAAAAACGTGCGAATACAAGTTCCATACAGAGTTTCAGTCTCACGAGCCCGAGTTCGATTACCTCAAATCGttggagattgaggagaagatcaacaagatcaagtGGTGCCGACGACAGAACGCCTCACACTATTTACTCTCGACCAAcgacaagaccatcaagcTATGGAAGGTTTTTGAAAAGTCACTGAAGGTTGTGGCCGAAAACAATCTCTCGCACGATGCCACCCCGGCGAACGTTCATGGGGGAGGCGGCGCCCCTCGCGCCCTTCCCACCGCCCAATTTCGGTCCGCGAATGATCTGAAGCTGCCGAGACTAACTCACCACGATACTGTCGTGGCGGCTGTGCCTCGGCGGACATATGCCAACGCCCATGCGTATCATATTAACAGCATCTCAGTCAATAGTGACGGCGAAACCTTTATTAGCAGCGACGATCTGCGCATCAACCTCTGGAACCTGAATATTCAAGACCAGAGCTTCAACATTGTTGACATCAAGCCCGCAAACATGGAGGAGTTGACCGAAGTCATCACAGCGGCGGAGTTTCATCCGACCAGCTGCAACTGGTTCATGTATGCCAGTTCCAAGGGCACCATCAAGCTGGCAGACATGCGTGAGCGGGCTCTATGTGACCAGCACGCCAAGA TGTttgagcaggaggaagatCCGTCCTCCCGCTCATTCTTCTCTGAGATTATCTCGTCCATCTCGGATGTTCGTTTCTCATACGACGGCAAATACATCCTCTCCCGCGATTATTTGACTGTGAAGATTTGGGACGTCGCTATGGAGAGGCAGCCGATCAAAACCATTCCGATTCACGAGCATCTCAGACCGAGGCTCTGTGACACGTACGAGAATGATAGCATTTTCGACAAGTTTGAGGTGGTGTTTTCGGGCGATGGAAAGAATGTCATGACAGGAagctacaacaacaacttcaTGATATATCCTTCAGAcccggagaaggaggttgaagtGGTTCTTCAGGCCGACAAATCTGCTTTCAAGGCCAAGAAAGTTGGCGTGCCCACTCCCATCAACTCATCAACAAGCCCGACAGCTAAtggaaagaaggggggaTCGCGCGCCGGAAGCCCAGCAGCTCCGGGGCAGGGTCAACGCATGCGTAAGGAAACGGATGCTGACCAGATCGACTTCAACAAGAAGATTCTTCACATGAGCTGGCATCCCTTTGAAGACAGCATTGCAATTGCGGCTACCAACAAC TTATTTGTTTTTTCTGCTCTTTGA
- a CDS encoding uncharacterized protein (EggNog:ENOG503P794) yields MGHQSTGPDEGAEKGKGKDRETRHDQDKSIHNGDPQTQDTGSALARIAQSAASLPSYLMSGAPEIGPGGSEKGEGSRVRQALARAGDSSVRIQTDPSAGGTLRPGHTEAHMVEQDASFAAFLDSDDVPMLSEPAGLEEAWQSTTAATPAWVPSQSVQEQIAKDGADVVALLSGQSGPEPDLLPEEAVSQADLASLRKALFGEDAGRSTAAVAWDNVLNFIPEYLRADPAAGGNTELYSHLGAENTDEAWQSWLDQWSRVLTDYQDEVWGDLNALVDDAREEIKRMEEVKPGERPPEPKALLRLRAILGHLRGT; encoded by the coding sequence ATGGGACATCAGTCAACGGGACCTGATGAAGGCGCCGAGAAAGGGAAGGGCAAAGATCGAGAAACTAGACACGACCAGGACAAATCTATTCACAACGGCGACCCTCAGACCCAAGATACCGGGTCGGCCCTCGCGCGGATTGCTCAGTCAGCCGCCTCCTTACCGTCGTATCTCATGTCAGGGGCCCCAGAAATAGGTCCTGGTGGAAGCGAAAAAGGGGAGGGTTCCCGAGTGCGACAGGCATTAGCAAGAGCTGGTGATAGTTCTGTCCGGATACAGACAGACCCTTCAGCTGGTGGGACGTTGAGGCCTGGGCATACCGAGGCGCACATGGTTGAGCAAGATGCGTCGTTTGCGGCGTTTCTGGATAGTGACGATGTTCCCATGCTGTCAGAGCCCGCTGGGTTGGAAGAAGCCTGGCAGTCGACTACCGCAGCAACGCCGGCTTGGGTGCCATCCCAATCTGTACAGGAACAGATTGCAAAAGATGGCGCCGACGTGGTGGCCTTGCTGTCTGGACAAAGCGGTCCAGAGCCCGACCTGCTCCCAGAGGAAGCAGTTTCGCAAGCAGACCTGGCAAGTCTACGAAAGGCTctctttggcgaggatgcAGGGCGATCAACAGCTGCTGTTGCGTGGGATAATGtcctcaacttcatcccTGAATACCTTCGAGCGGACCCCGCTGCGGGTGGCAACACTGAGCTTTACTCGCACCTCGGAGCAGAAAACACCGATGAGGCCTGGCAATCATGGCTTGACCAGTGGTCTCGGGTGCTGACGGACTATCAAGACGAGGTTTGGGGTGATCTCAACGCGCTAGTCGATGACGCTcgcgaggagatcaagaggatggaggaagTCAAACCAGGGGAGAGGCCCCCTGAGCCCAAAGCACTCCTCCGTCTGCGTGCCATTCTTGGGCACTTGCGAGGGACGTAG
- a CDS encoding uncharacterized protein (EggNog:ENOG503NVP4; COG:S) has protein sequence MPITPLPDDACRRIGSTLNITSTFMVLKELLDNALDSGAQTIHISVSPNTVDKIEVRDNGSGISSFDFNALGRPSHTSKLSSFEDIDKIGGKSLGFRGTALASINTVATVHVITRVGLETPQMIRLADNGGVETQSVHAAEQGTTVIVTNIFFNYPVRERIARKPVEISKNIEKMRHLVQACAFARHPLRIHFAVLENPNQSLRISPHPGKDIMETAIQIFGVQKASKCFVRTWPDRPDPNTGLPGEERSRRHVFEAILMKPDVEHSKIPKGLFFSVDSRPISATRGTGRKLTMALRECLRQSVCPLTSAGVPKDIFICLNIWCSLGWYDVNIEPTKEDVLFLQEDQLISDFKTFLRVVYPSSVNEGQGRENRGEVLEACSHLEDGIGRQGNHRPYEPNSTSIADQHKKHAAAALPLLHSSRIRGDGDGEMSPQDNDNHRDLFTGQASSWTVDMSAPVDGSDGDFDMESQNELGQPVCPTLEEESNTDTQSQVESRQRSESHVADGHNALAELNPWSIAAMGSLKRRPLPSGRPDNQQFHEKQPTLSRVPPRAEATGIRGPAQSHQRGLPIVRLNPSFKLPVTPLTPSPSSEPDQLIPPSLRPSHGNTSHPTYKNRLLPRHIYPHVSRAARLLIGGCSDNAAQRLEVPLGETPMSSNAVQRTSSQLLHIPKRQQNQQLDRVTRGVSAENVLSSTGDPNQHSSSDSDDTTTELHSFENTGSEDETAVSGLTNPGARQHRNGGDIRKYFEKRYLDMRRADGHSKQATLPFEKHRNNVEGDSDGLSVAVAPLPQSPILPTGPAFFNSARPPAAYSFYRRVQDIETVDTPPDAADINTAALLNMRDVDAPDIPVTPRLPFHSESPSEPRGVRARGYHDRPRHAADGLSLSSVVAMTGRSPSPDILSSDFVRHTGPRSRLSELRSFLRLPAVLILLLSPLTRPAAAASVPFENCLSDTYRNSQPPKLQWEPIHIDATFEATDRHSLRVTLWGNVTGSYTPVSLPPATSPDWADPNKTDGKLLGVPDVNKFTTLRARIKVLTYEPWSNLTDFCNDELKNGACPLGPVFGDWNGSDFGLVKDKLPFVSISNDFYSSYAFGSFSTSFEVIYGDQAEIITCVTANVTPDLGSLAWMLKFLPLAVLVFVGAATVFAAVFSPWGTSDVFHWSSNYGRDPDLLRLVTPGFGDCLQYIQFVVLTGGLTLNYPGFYQPIVSQAAWSALMFNQSFVTQDPGWVSLRDGIYVADGAYGLQRLAQLAGMANPEDIWTGTIIWVLVIIAAITVLVQAGFVVQWLYRYFQKVSEEDLRAKNIPFTLGNVVRIVLNYFLMPIVALSTFQLVIAGQSPVYTVVVAVLALILIIGFAGWLLFLVAKTKPRAFLFDDLPTLLLYGPLYNTYSDEAAAFTMIPVLLNFVRGIAVGAVQPSGVAQVVILAICEVIHVLTLHAFRPFHSATSMNAYHTLFSALRLVTVLLMVVFVPSLGVPESEKGWIGYAILITHAGVLVLGFLLNAVQTIVEVVARMLGAGGDDIRGQSRGGLSKIFGMRQLSRRMSRRETGPSRQSQLSSSAMLDVDEISKAGYIMPGGRIRSESAGSMGVMMHHRHRSSSGFNTPSFDGPARPLESIAGSYTPTTPGEASNFSFLPSPGHPGRPQGSMTMQAPDPYYRPPRQRRPTIETTYSPTTKVGGSWTSSDWAQKRLSEPGTVQLNDPLEIGTQISRDATPAPYVVPFGPTRTDYSMREADFYYGVRGQRLNSDAPSRKLRTGPADPTRPMASAAGWFRNMFAPKGKDKGKGFEVVRSSRMPPAMQALNGGFEDDRAPQGIPVAMGVLRSGPIDPDSDDGTRSKNDALRSTDVDMPEQEPLNGRGSQQDDELDGLESAPAVDAPPSLTDEDAGIASRSPTTSVRPGPNSSLQIEVPNVPRRSSKRNSNPQVQVPQLSLPSEAGRSSNLAPSGATSSRLPFERTPSQKRLSGSSAGVTEDFSQVELNDRSGSNDERPAGYGFVSKGSINRVDRETDLLGTSAEVVDERR, from the exons ATGCCCATCACACCACTTCCGGATGATGCTTGCCGGCGGATCGGCTCGACTTTGAACATTACCTCAACTTTCATGGTCTTGAAGGAACTGCTGGACAACGCTCTGGACTCGGGGGCACAGACCATACATATCAGTGTTTCCCCAAACACTGTAGACAAGATTGAAGTGAGGGATAATGGAAGCGGTATATCATCCTTTGACTTCAACGCCCTTGGCCGTCCTTCGCATACGAGCAAGCTCAGTTCCTTTGAGGACATCGACAAAATTGGTGGGAAATCCCTTGGATTTCGTGGGACAGCCTTGGCCAGTATCAACACGGTAGCAACCGTTCATGTGATCACGAGAGTCGGATTGGAAACCCCTCAAATGATTCGGCTTGCTGACAACGGCGGCGTCGAAACTCAAAGCGTACACGCTGCTGAGCAGGGCACTACAGTCATAGTCACCAACATTTTCTTCAATTATCCCGTCCGAGAACGAATCGCGAGAAAGCCGGTGGAGATATCGAAGAACATCGAGAAGATGAGGCACTTGGTTCAGGCTTGTGCGTTTGCGAGACACCCGCTTAGGATACACTTTGCAGTCTTAGAAAACCCCAATCAGTCCCTGAGGATATCTCCGCATCCAGGCAAGGACATTATGGAAACAGCTATCCAGATCTTCGGTGTTCAGAAGGCATCTAAGTGTTTTGTCCGAACGTGGCCCGACAGACCAGATCCCAACACAGGCTTGCCGGGCGAAGAAAGGAGCAGGCGACACGTGTTTGAAGCGATTCTTATGAAACCAGATGTCGAGCACAGCAAAATTCCGAAGggccttttcttctctgtCGACTCCCGCCCCATTTCAGCCACTCGAGGAACCGGGAGAAAACTGACCATGGCGTTGAGAGAATGTTTGAGACAGTCTGTCTGTCCACTAACTTCGGCAGGTGTCCCCAAGGATATTTTCATCTGTCTGAACATCTGGTGTTCTCTAGGATGGTACGATGTTAACATAGAGCCAACCAAGGAggatgttttgtttcttcagGAAGACCAATTGATCAGTGACTTCAAAACATTCCTGCGGGTGGTCTACCCCAGTAGTGTCAATGAGGGACAGGGTCGTGAAAataggggggaggtgttggaagCTTGTTCACACTTGGAAGATGGGATTGGTAGGCAGGGGAATCACCGCCCGTATGAACCCAATAGCACATCAATTGCCGACCAACATAAGAAACATGCGGCAGCCGCGTTACCCCTTTTGCACTCGTCACGAATCAGAGGGGACGGTGATGGAGAGATGAGCCCACAAGATAATGACAATCACCGGGATCTTTTCACC GGCCAAGCGAGTTCGTGGACGGTTGATATGTCGGCTCCGGTAGACGGATCGGATGGTGACTTTGACATGGAGAGTCAGAACGAATTGGGCCAACCTGTGTGTCCAACTCTGGAAGAGGAGAGCAACACCGACACCCAAAGCCAAGTGGAAAGTCGGCAGCGTTCAGAGTCTCATGTGGCCGACGGACATAACGCTTTGGCAGAGCTCAACCCGTGGTCTATTGCAGCTATGGGAAGTCTCAAAAGGCGCCCTCTTCCCTCGGGCCGCCCGGACAACCAGCAGTTTCACGAGAAACAGCCGACATTATCCAGAGTGCCTCCACGTGCAGAAGCTACGGGTATTAGGGGCCCAGCCCAATCTCATCAGCGAGGACTGCCTATTGTGAGACTGAACCCTAGCTTCAAGCTCCCAGTCACGCCATTGACCCCGTCACCATCTTCCGAGCCAGACCAGTTGATCCCACCATCACTTCGGCCGAGCCATGGTAATACGAGCCACCCGACGTATAAAAATCGCCTACTGCCGCGCCACATCTACCCTCACGTGTCAAGGGCAGCCAGACTACTCATCGGTGGGTGTTCAGACAACGCAGCCCAAAGACTGGAAGTGCCTCTTGGCGAGACTCCAATGTCATCAAATGCGGTCCAAAGAACCTCGTCGCAGCTTCTCCACATACCAAAACGACAACAGAATCAGCAGCTTGACCGAGTAACTCGGGGAGTTTCGGCTGAAAATGTCCTGTCATCAACTGGAGATCCCAATCAACATAGCTCTAGTGACTCTGATGATACGACAACGGAACTCCATAGCTTTGAAAACACTGGTTCAGAAGACGAGACTGCGGTCAGCGGTCTGACAAATCCTGGAGCACGGCAGCATAGAAATGGCGGTGATATCAGGAAGTATTTCGAAAAGCGGTATCTTGATATGAGAAGAGCAGATGGTCACTCGAAACAAGCCACGCTCCCTTTTGAGAAGCATAGAAACAACGTCGAAGGCGACAGTGATGGCTTG TCCGTTGCCGTTGCGCCGTTACCACAATCGCCGATTCTGCCGACAGGCCCAGCTTTCTTCAACAGTGCAAGACCGCCGGCAGCCTATTCGTTCTACCGGCGTGTTCAAGACATCGAGACGGTCGACACTCCCCCTGACGCTGCCGACATCAACACAGCAGCTCTGCTAAACATGCGAGACGTCGATGCTCCCGACATCCCAGTTACACCCAGGCTCCCTTTCCATTCAGAGTCGCCATCTGAGCCCCGTGGTGTCCGAGCCCGTGGCTACCATGATCGGCCCCGGCATGCGGCCGATGGGTTGTCCCTATCTTCGGTCGTCGCCATGACGGGTCGGAGCCCTTCGCCTGACATCTTGTCGTCCGATTTTGTCCGCCACACAGGCCCTCGTTCCCGGCTATCCGAACTGCGGTCCTTCCTCCGCCTTCCCGCTGTGTTGATATTGCTGTTGAGCCCCCTCACCCGTCCGGCTGCCGCTGCCTCCGTGCCGTTCGAGAACTGTCTATCAGACACCTACAGAAACAGTCAACCGCCAAAGCTGCAGTGGGAACCCATACACATCGATGCTACTTTCGAAGCAACCGATAGGCACTCTCTTCGGGTTACGCTGTGGGGGAATGTGACGGGCTCGTACACACCGGTGTCATTGCCGCCGGCGACCAGTCCGGACTGGGCTGACCCGAATAAAACCGACGGCAAGCTTCTGGGGGTGCCCGACGTAAATAAGTTCACCACGTTGAGAGCCAGGATCAAAGTCTTGACGTATGAGCCTTGGTCCAATCTTACCGACTTTTGCAATGATGAGTTGAAGAACGGAGCATGCCCGCTTGGGCCTGTTTTTGGCGACTGGAATGGATCTGACTTTGG CCTAGTCAAAGACAAACTGCCGTTTGTGTCAATCAGCAACGATTTCTACTCGTCGTATGCTTTTGGATCGTTCTCGACGTCCTTTGAGGTTATTTATGGAGATCAGGCTGAAATCATCACTTGCGTGACAGCCAACGTGACGCCCGATCTGGGAAGTTTGGCTTGGATGTTGAAATTCCTACCCCTGGCTGTTCTGGTCTTTGTGGGTGCAGCAACAGTATTTGCAGCAGTTTTCAGCCCCTGGGGAACCAGCGATGTCTTCCACTGGAGCTCCAACTACGGTCGTGACCCCGATCTCCTTCGACTTGTCACCCCTGGTTTTGGAGATTGCCTTCAGTACATTCAGTTCGTCGTCCTCACTGGCGGCCTGACGCTTAACTACCCAGGATTCTACCAGCCTATCGTCAGTCAGGCAGCGTGGTCAGCACTCATGTTCAACCAGAGCTTTGTCACGCAGGACCCTGGATGGGTCAGTCTTCGGGACGGTATTTATGTTGCAGACGGTGCATATGGCTTGCAACGCCTCGCCCAACTGGCCGGCATGGCTAACCCTGAGGATATATGGACTGGCACTATTATCTGGGTGTTGGTCATCATTGCCGCTATAACTGTCCTTGTACAGGCCGGGTTTGTTGTTCAGTGGCTCTATCGCTACTTCCAAAAGGTCTCGGAAGAAGACTTGCGCGCCAAAAACATACCATTTACTCTCGGCAATGTTGTCAGGATTGTCTTGAACTATTTCCTGATGCCGATTGTCGCCCTATCGACGTTTCAGCTCGTCATCGCTGGCCAGTCACCGGTCTACACGGTGGTGGTCGCTGTCCTGGCTCTGATTTTGATTATCGGATTTGCAGGTTGGCTGCTTTTTCTTGTTGCCAAGACCAAGCCTCGAGCTTTCCTGTTTGACGACCTCCCGACGCTTCTCCTTTATGGCCCGCTGTACAACACTTACTCGGACGAAGCCGCAGCTTTCACTATGATCCCTGTGCTGTTGAATTTCGTCCGCGGCATAGCAGTGGGAGCCGTGCAGCCTTCTGGCGTCGCTCAGGTCGTCATTCTTGCTATCTGCGAGGTGATACATGTCCTTACGCTGCACGCTTTTCGGCCGTTTCACTCAGCGACATCCATGAATGCTTACCACACGCTTTTCTCTGCGCTGCGTCTTGTCACAGTGCtcctgatggtggtgttcgTGCCATCACTCGGTGTTCCTGAGAGTGAAAAGGGCTGGATCGGCTATGCGATTCTCATCACTCACGCTGGCGTTCTTGTGCTTGGATTTCTCTTGAACGCAGTCCAGACTattgtcgaggttgttgcCCGTATGCTAGGggctggcggtgatgataTTCGGGGTCAGTCCCGAGGTGGATTGTCCAAAATCTTTGGCATGAGACAGCTTTCCCGCCGTATGTCTCGGCGTGAAACCGGCCCATCTCGCCAAAGCCAGCTCTCAAGTTCTGCCATGCTGGATGTCGACGAAATATCGAAAGCAGGCTACATCATGCCTGGTGGACGCATTAGGAGTGAGTCGGCCGGGAGCATGGGTGTCATGATGCATCATCGGCATAGAAGCTCGTCCGGGTTCAACACCCCTAGCTTTGACGGTCCCGCGCGTCCACTGGAGAGCATTGCCGGCTCTTACACACCCACGACACCGGGAGAAGCCAGCAACTTTTCTTTCCTGCCATCTCCTGGACACCCCGGTAGGCCCCAGGGTTCCATGACCATGCAGGCTCCAGATCCGTACTATCGACCACCGAGGCAACGGCGCCCTACTATTGAAACGACCTATTCGCCTACCACCAAGGTGGGGGGGTCATGGACGAGCAGTGATTGGGCTCAGAAACGCCTTAGCGAACCTGGGACGGTGCAACTGAACGACCCCCTAGAAATTGGCACTCAGATATCAAGGGATGCCACACCCGCGCCGTATGTGGTTCCTTTTGGTCCCACCAGGACTGACTATTCCATGCGAGAAGCGGACTTTTATTACGGAGTTAGAGGCCAGAGGTTAAACTCGGATGCGCCGAGTCGCAAGCTGAGGACTGGGCCCGCTGATCCGACTAGACCAATGGCTTCTGCGGCGGGTTGGTTCAGGAATATGTTTGCGCCTAAAGGCAAGGATAAAGGAAAGGGCTTTGAAGTGGTCAGAAGTTCACGGATGCCACCTGCGATGCAGGCGTTGAATGGCGGCTTTGAAGACGACCGAGCGCCCCAAGGAATTCCTGTAGCTATGGGCGTTCTTCGCAGCGGCCCGATTGACCCTGACTCTGACGATGGGACACGGTCAAAGAACGATGCTCTACGCTCGACAGACGTAGACATGCCAGAGCAAGAACCCTTAAATGGCCGAGGAAGCCAGCAGGATGACGAACTTGACGGCCTGGAAAGTGCACCAGCTGTTGACGCACCACCCTCACTAACCGATGAGGATGCAGGGATAGCCTCTCGCTCCCCCACCACATCCGTGAGGCCGGGCCCCAATAGTTCATTGCAAATCGAGGTCCCAAATGTCCCCAGACGAAGCTCAAAAAGGAATTCAAACCCCCAGGTCCAGGTGCCACAGTTATCTTTACCCAGTGAAGCAGGTCGGTCAAGCAATCTCGCCCCATCCGGTGCGACCTCTTCGCGGCTTCCCTTCGAACGGACACCCTCGCAGAAGAGATTGTCTGGGTCCTCCGCGGGGGTCACCGAGGACTTCAGTCAAGTTGAACTAAACGACCGGTCAGGCAGCAACGACGAAAGACCTGCCGGGTACGGGTTTGTTTCTAAAGGCAGCATAAACAGGGTCGATCGTGAGACTGATCTTTTGGGCACCTCGGCTGAGGTCGTCGATGAACGACGGTAG
- a CDS encoding uncharacterized protein (COG:K; BUSCO:EOG09264ZI5; EggNog:ENOG503P3BX) has translation MSDQKHAPTSRAKPPPAGEEEAGAVLKLGEFQDVDTLTLSEASLVINALMAKRKKDRKDRNETDALNQTLDYLDAFARFKAKENVEAVERLLSTHKELSKFERAQIGSLCCDTADECKTLIPSLADKISDEDLGELLDELEKLL, from the exons ATGTCAGATCAGAAACACGCTCCTACCTCGCGGGCAAAACCCCCACCAgccggtgaagaagaagcaggcgCTGTTCTCAAACTGGGCGAGTTCCAGGACGTCGACACGCTGACACTGTCGGAAGCGTCACTCGTCATCAACGCCCTCATGGCCAAACGAAAAAAGGATCGCAAGGACCGGAACGAGACGGACGCGCTCAACCAAACACTCGACTACCTCGATGCATTTGCTCGGTTCAAGGCGAAGGAGAATGTGGAGGCTGTCGAGCGGCTGCTGAGCACGCACAAGGAATTGAGCAAATTCGAAAGGGCCCAGATTG GATCCCTTTGCTGCGATACCGCTGATGAGTGCAAGACCTTGATTCCTTCCTTGGCGGACAAGATCAGCGACGAGGACTTGGGAGAGCTGCTGGATGAATTGGAGAAGCTTCTGTGA
- a CDS encoding uncharacterized protein (EggNog:ENOG503P8N2) yields MISLPETTSFDSSSQVCASATTATITTTADISSQITLPASIFPATQEDNQADSHGMTISINALVGVVVGCTIAVIFVALVTCMWWSRRRRERDEKRQQAQRLASPRLVDEELVPPGLEGVFNPMASDGPGSIFDRAEGRMSKISHESGSFPILPPLRDSYLSGSTPRKLATSPLSPNTPNTSSTMPKSAELDSSPMCELYSSDPPKHGKLPCPQQEDKPRADGPTAGDAEQYSARTRVQHMCK; encoded by the exons ATGATTTCGTTGCCAGAAACAACCAGCTTCGACTCATCATCTCAAGTCTGCGCAAGTGCGA CTACCGCGACCATAACAACTACCGCCGACATCTCTTCGCAAATAACGCTCCCGGCCTCCATCTTTCCGGCTACCCAAGAGGACAACCAAGCGGACAGCCATGGTATGACGATCTCAATCAACGCTCTCGTCGGGGTCGTGGTGGGCTGTACCATTGCGGTGATATTCGTGGCCCTCGTAACTTGCATGTGGTGGAGTCGGCGACGGCGGGAAAGGGATGAGAAGCGTCAACAAGCACAGAGACTGGCATCGCCACGGCTTgtggacgaggagcttgttCCCCCGGGCCTAGAAGGCGTTTTCAACCCCATGGCTTCGGATGGCCCAGGCAGTATTTTCGATCGCGCTGAAG GCCGCATGTCCAAGATATCTCACGAAAGCGGATCGTTCCCCATCCTACCACCACTCCGCGATAGTTACTTGAGCGGCAGTACGCCCAGAAAACTTGCGACGAGCCCACTATCACCAAACACGCCAAACACTTCATCAACTATGCCCAAATCTGCCGAGCTCGACTCAAGTCCAATGTGCGAACTTTACTCTTCTGACCCCCCCAAACACGGAAAGTTGCCATGTCCTCAACAGGAAGACAAACCCCGTGCTGACGGACCAACCGCGGGCGACGCTGAACAGTACTCAGCAAGAACGAGAGTCCAACACATGTGTAAATAG
- a CDS encoding uncharacterized protein (EggNog:ENOG503P4VD) yields MRTRRSACLPAPLSTLLLALTAACSVCANLQPFQPAETAVIVAKRQQGCLSNFYSCANQGPAFNGVCCQNGQTCGLDANNEPACCPAGAICTGTAPASFVTPVPAATTAVSYVANNFFSFPYVATYFANREHCSAAARQCDANHEACQSQLQGLAGGAGYAVTIAVPGGGGTTVTAAAGVTYEPARATSICSSLSSVACNGLQASMCTMEGTTANGFYFGSGNAAPRPTAAAVGVVGAVAAGVAGLNLMNGF; encoded by the exons ATGAGGACCAGACGATCCGCTTGCCTACCAGCGCCCTTGAGCACGCTACTGCTGGCCCTCACTGCAGCATGCTCTGTTTGCGCCAACCTCCAGCCGTTCCAGCCTGCTGAGACAGCTGTCATTGTCGCAAAGCGGCAGCAAGGATGCCTCTCCAACTTTTACAGCTGCGCGAACCAAGGTCCCGCATTCAACGGCGTCTGTTGTCAAAACGGACAGACATGCGGCCTAGACGCTAACAATGAGCCGGCGTGCTGTCCAGCTGG CGCTATATGTACCGGCACCGCACCCGCAAGCTTCGTCACCCCCGTCCCGGCAGCCACGACCGCCGTGTCCTACGTCGCGAACAACTTCTTCTCGTTCCCCTATGTCGCCACCTACTTTGCCAACAGGGAGCACTGCTCGGCCGCTGCCAGGCAATGCGATGCCAACCACGAGGCATGCCAGTCGCAACTTCAGGGCCTTGCCGGCGGGGCAGGATATGCCGTCACCATCGCCGTTCCGGGCGGGGGAGGCACGACTGTGACGGCCGCGGCTGGGGTCACTTATGAGCCTGCTCGGGCGACAAGCATAT GCAGCAGCTTGTCCAGCGTGGCGTGCAACGGGCTTCAGGCTAGCATGTGCACGATGGAGGGGACAACCGCAAACGGCTTCTACTTTGGGTCTGGGAATGCAGCCCCAAGACCCACGGCTGCtgcggttggtgttgtcggtGCTGTGGCGGCCGGCGTGGCAGGGCTCAATCTCATGAACGGTTTCTAA